From Stenotrophomonas nitritireducens, the proteins below share one genomic window:
- the pyrE gene encoding orotate phosphoribosyltransferase — MSDHRSRFLQLALNADALRFGQFTLKSGRVSPYFFNAGRFDTGLALAQLGNCYADAIDAAGIAYDQLFGPAYKGIPLATAIACEFSHRGRNLPLTFNRKEAKEHGEGGTLIGADMAGKRILIVDDVITAGTAIREALAIIREANGIPAGIVVALDRQEIASETDPRSAAQAVAAETGIPVIAVANLADLLAFASGNPELVGYREPLLAYRGRYGSNPTG; from the coding sequence ATGAGTGACCACCGTTCCCGTTTCCTGCAGCTGGCGCTGAACGCCGACGCGCTGCGTTTTGGCCAGTTCACCCTCAAGTCCGGCCGGGTGAGCCCGTATTTCTTCAATGCCGGCCGTTTTGACACCGGCCTGGCGCTGGCCCAGCTGGGCAATTGCTACGCCGATGCCATCGATGCCGCCGGCATTGCCTATGACCAGCTGTTTGGCCCGGCCTACAAGGGCATCCCGCTGGCCACCGCGATCGCCTGCGAGTTCTCGCACCGCGGCCGCAACCTGCCGCTGACCTTCAACCGCAAGGAAGCCAAGGAACACGGTGAAGGCGGCACCCTGATCGGCGCCGACATGGCCGGCAAGCGCATCCTGATCGTCGATGACGTGATCACCGCCGGTACCGCCATCCGCGAGGCGCTGGCCATCATCCGCGAAGCCAACGGCATTCCGGCCGGCATCGTGGTGGCACTGGACCGCCAGGAGATCGCCTCGGAAACCGACCCGCGCTCAGCCGCGCAGGCCGTGGCTGCCGAAACCGGCATTCCGGTGATTGCGGTGGCCAATCTGGCCGACCTGCTTGCATTCGCCTCCGGGAACCCGGAACTTGTCGGCTATCGCGAACCGTTGCTGGCCTACCGTGGCCGCTACGGGAGCAATCCGACAGGCTGA
- the kdpA gene encoding potassium-transporting ATPase subunit KdpA encodes MIEAILIILVSLALAWPLGLYLARLMRGTPMRIDVLFHWIEKPLYRVLGVDPNHSMSWRGYVLAFLISNLVLAVLTQAVFMTQAWLPLNPDNIPNMRWDTAFHTMVSFLTNTNQQHYSGQAQLSYFAQMTGITGLQVITPMMGLALAVATLRALFMKPASNDTSNAPIRVTVGNYYADVVRLCLRFLLPLCLVWTLLLNWQGVPSTLAAGPQATPIDASAGMETQKIPLGPVAAMVAAKQLGANGGGWYGPNSSFPLENPTPLSNALELIGILLIPMAIICMLGSFTGRRRFGALVFGCMLTMSVLSTSASLWLEGHSASAASALLMEGKEARFGADGTALWSTITTQVQNGSVNGMHDSLSPLGGLVPLVNMLISAIWGGIGCGIQQFLVYLMMAVFLAGLMTGRTPELLGRKLETPQVRLLAVLVLLQPITLLGLTALTLAVPGLAGTSNPGFHGISQVFYEFTSAYANNGSGFEGLADNTVWWNLSCALVLALGRFPILIIPLVIATQLAAKRQVPQSAGSLQIETPTFALTLICVVIVLTVLQFLPALVLGPVAEHLSLLALQGAPSP; translated from the coding sequence GTGATTGAAGCCATCCTCATTATTCTGGTCAGCCTTGCGCTGGCCTGGCCGCTGGGCCTGTACCTGGCGCGGCTGATGCGCGGTACGCCCATGCGTATCGACGTCCTCTTCCACTGGATCGAAAAACCGCTGTACCGCGTGCTCGGGGTTGACCCCAACCACTCCATGTCCTGGCGCGGCTATGTGCTCGCCTTCCTGATCAGCAACCTGGTTTTGGCGGTGCTGACCCAGGCGGTGTTCATGACCCAGGCCTGGCTGCCGTTGAACCCGGACAACATTCCCAACATGCGTTGGGACACCGCGTTCCACACCATGGTCTCGTTCCTGACCAATACCAACCAGCAGCACTACAGCGGCCAGGCGCAGCTGTCCTACTTCGCGCAGATGACCGGTATCACCGGCCTGCAGGTGATCACCCCGATGATGGGCCTGGCCCTGGCGGTGGCCACGCTGCGCGCCTTGTTCATGAAGCCGGCCAGCAACGACACCAGCAACGCTCCGATACGCGTCACCGTAGGCAACTACTACGCCGACGTGGTGCGCCTGTGCCTGCGCTTCCTGCTGCCGCTATGCCTGGTGTGGACGCTGCTGCTGAACTGGCAGGGTGTCCCTTCCACGCTGGCCGCTGGGCCGCAGGCCACACCGATCGATGCCAGTGCCGGCATGGAAACGCAGAAGATCCCGCTCGGTCCGGTCGCGGCGATGGTCGCGGCCAAGCAGCTCGGTGCCAATGGTGGCGGCTGGTATGGCCCGAACAGCAGCTTCCCGCTGGAAAACCCGACCCCGCTGTCCAACGCCCTGGAGCTGATCGGCATCCTGCTGATCCCGATGGCCATCATCTGCATGCTCGGCAGCTTCACCGGCCGGCGTCGCTTTGGTGCATTGGTATTCGGCTGCATGCTGACCATGTCGGTGCTCTCCACCAGCGCAAGCCTGTGGCTGGAAGGCCATAGCGCCAGCGCCGCCAGTGCCCTGCTGATGGAAGGCAAGGAAGCCCGCTTCGGGGCCGATGGCACGGCCTTGTGGTCGACCATCACCACCCAGGTGCAGAACGGCTCGGTCAATGGCATGCATGATTCGCTGAGCCCGCTCGGCGGACTGGTGCCGCTGGTCAACATGTTGATCAGCGCGATCTGGGGCGGCATTGGCTGCGGCATCCAGCAGTTCCTGGTCTATCTGATGATGGCGGTGTTCCTGGCCGGCTTGATGACCGGGCGCACGCCTGAACTGCTGGGCCGCAAGCTGGAAACGCCACAGGTGCGCCTGCTCGCGGTGCTGGTGCTGCTGCAGCCGATCACCCTGCTTGGCCTGACCGCGCTGACCCTGGCCGTACCCGGCCTGGCCGGCACCTCCAATCCCGGCTTCCATGGCATCAGCCAGGTGTTCTACGAGTTCACCTCGGCTTATGCCAACAACGGCTCGGGCTTTGAAGGGCTGGCCGACAACACCGTGTGGTGGAACCTGAGCTGCGCGCTGGTGTTGGCCTTGGGCCGCTTCCCGATCCTGATCATCCCGCTGGTCATTGCCACACAGCTGGCTGCCAAGCGGCAGGTGCCGCAAAGCGCCGGCAGCCTGCAGATCGAAACCCCGACCTTCGCACTGACGCTCATCTGCGTGGTCATCGTCCTTACCGTGCTGCAGTTCCTGCCGGCATTGGTGCTTGGCCCGGTGGCCGAACACCTGAGCCTGCTGGCCCTGCAGGGAGCCCCCTCACCGTGA
- a CDS encoding potassium-transporting ATPase subunit F — MPGWLALLCGVVVLIAAAYLLYAVLRPDSF, encoded by the coding sequence ATGCCCGGCTGGCTTGCTCTGTTGTGCGGCGTAGTGGTGCTGATCGCCGCTGCCTACCTGTTGTACGCGGTCCTTCGACCCGATTCGTTCTGA
- a CDS encoding exodeoxyribonuclease III, translating into MRITSFNANGIRSATTKGFNEWFLGQQADVLCIQETKAQESQLTDALFRPDGHHCFYRDAITKKGYSGVGIWSRREPDEVRTALGWAPFDDEGRYIEARFGNLSVVSFYIPSGSSGELRQGFKFEVMQWLKPILDEWLASGRDYVLCGDWNIVRSALDIKNWKSNQKNSGCLPEERDWMNGFCADQTELVDTAKGRGWVDAYRALHPEGQDYTWWSNRGAARANNVGWRIDYQFVTPGLRERLRGSSIYTGQRFSDHAPFTVDYDL; encoded by the coding sequence ATGCGTATTACCAGCTTCAATGCCAACGGCATCCGTTCGGCCACCACCAAGGGCTTCAACGAGTGGTTCCTGGGCCAGCAGGCCGACGTGCTCTGCATTCAGGAAACCAAGGCGCAGGAGTCGCAGCTGACCGATGCACTGTTCCGCCCGGACGGCCACCACTGTTTCTACCGCGACGCGATCACCAAGAAGGGCTACAGCGGCGTAGGAATCTGGAGCCGCCGCGAGCCCGACGAAGTGCGTACCGCGCTGGGTTGGGCACCGTTCGACGATGAAGGCCGTTACATCGAGGCGCGTTTCGGCAACCTCAGCGTGGTGTCGTTCTATATCCCGTCCGGTTCCTCGGGCGAGCTGCGGCAGGGCTTCAAGTTCGAGGTGATGCAGTGGCTGAAGCCCATCCTGGACGAATGGCTGGCCAGCGGCCGTGACTACGTCCTGTGCGGCGACTGGAACATCGTGCGCAGCGCGCTGGACATCAAGAACTGGAAATCCAACCAGAAAAACTCCGGCTGCCTGCCGGAAGAGCGCGACTGGATGAACGGCTTCTGCGCCGACCAGACCGAACTGGTCGATACGGCCAAGGGCCGCGGCTGGGTCGACGCCTACCGCGCGCTGCACCCGGAAGGCCAGGACTACACCTGGTGGAGCAACCGTGGCGCGGCCCGCGCCAACAACGTCGGTTGGCGCATCGACTACCAGTTCGTCACCCCGGGCCTGCGCGAGCGCCTGCGCGGCAGCTCGATCTACACCGGCCAGCGCTTCTCCGACCACGCCCCGTTCACCGTGGACTATGACCTGTGA